The following are encoded together in the Pieris napi chromosome 17, ilPieNapi1.2, whole genome shotgun sequence genome:
- the LOC125057811 gene encoding nuclear pore complex protein Nup85: protein MNFRFSDAIPNSHTIYTKKRVKQFNLPHKCFERNVACAWRRGNKIAIFPGSQTTSKTIENCDNNILDIRQEISLFTPILRKLVNEANGAFLSLQKASDMSKSSDNQVEYLKLSRQYRSIVRVCLENLQEATEKASDALERNSLQSFTTIFYSIECIWHLCEILYIDVIPGEIVLPYILEWARFHFPCHEQTAASILEACEKGSEDNPEYWNAVIGMVVQGRIDVARALLKLHSSSDSSEFKLLDNSMRAMPVYNVYGGISSGEFTISWKHWHAECRSKYTSGSLALQPQLELILRIMIGDYTAFETIRIKYTSWFDMLGGWILFTMPWAKRRELASAAAACAGLTPGEKTHLDIIIQALLEGDLHQVIHEMQQVSDNGWSATHLTDMLYHCGKLQILDKQIDVTAQIRDSLILEYGTLLMEHKSLWSAGLSYLAATPPEGLKRAELLLERIPIDSEAKAMRILAEANKYGLPNVVQTVCGCMSTRRLKSGNSGAALAWGGRTRSTELCARAAEQALRRYCAGAPLPHAELLLTGSTVLLSKYCDFHILYKNREFRKAAKLLVSLITSKLSPDFFWETLLLDTLPLLETETPVLSADDTYEIMLCLELHSCALTGKKADMLRFALARNLERTALLNLPDED from the exons ATGAATTTTCGGTTTTCGGATGCAATTCCGAATTCTCATACCATATACACGAAGAAACGAGTAAAACAGTTT AATCTACCACACAAATGTTTTGAGAGAAATGTAGCATGCGCTTGGAGACGAGGGAATAAGATTGCTATATTTCCGGGTAGTCAAACAACGAGTAAAACTATTGAAAATTGTGATAACAACATTTTAGATATCCGCCAAGAAATATCACTATTTACTCCTATTTTGCGTAAATTAGTAAATGAAGCAAATGGTGCATTTTTGTCTCTGCAAAAGGCTTCTGATATGTCAAAAAGTTCTGATAATCAAGTGGAATATTTGAAACTATCTCGTCAATACCGCTCTATTGTGAGGGTATGTCTGGAGAACTTACAAGAGGCTACCGAAAAGGCTTCTGATGCCTTGGAAAGGAACAGCCTTCAATCTTTTACAACTATCTTTTATTCAATAGAATGTATTTGGCATTTGtgtgaaattttatatatagatgttATTCCTGGAGAGATTGTCTTACCATATATACTAGAGTGGGCTAGGTTTCATTTTCCGTGCCATGAGCAGACTGCAGCATCAATTTTAGAGGCATGTGAAAAGGGCTCCGAAGACAATCCAGAATATTGGAATGCTGTCATTGGAATGGTGGTACAAGGCAGAATTGATGTGGCTAGAGCTCTATTAAAACTCCACTCATCTTCTGATAGCAGTGAATTTAAATTGCTGGATAACTCAATGCGTGCTATGCCTGTTTATAAT GTTTATGGAGGAATATCTAGTGGAGAGTTTACAATATCTTGGAAACACTGGCATGCTGAGTGCAGGTCGAAGTATACTAGTGGCTCTCTGGCTCTACAGCCTCAACTAGAACTTATATTAAGG ATTATGATTGGGGACTATACTGCCTTTGAGACTATTCGCATCAAGTACACATCATGGTTTGATATGCTAGGAGGTTGGATTCTGTTTACAATGCCATGGGCAAAACGGCGGGAACTGGCGAGTGCTGCTGCAGCATGTGCTGGTCTCACACCAGGAGAAAAAACTCatttagatataataatacaagCATTGCTTGAGGGGGATTTACATCAG GTGATACATGAGATGCAACAAGTATCGGACAATGGCTGGTCTGCAACGCATCTCACCGACATGCTATATCATTGTGGTAAATTGCAGATCTTGGACAAACAAATTGA TGTTACAGCCCAAATTAGAGACAGTCTTATCTTGGAATATGGGACATTACTGATGGAACATAAGTCTCTCTGGTCTGCAGGTCTCTCGTACCTTGCTGCTACCCCACCCGAGGGTCTCAAGAGAGCTGAGCTATTATTAGAAAGGATCCCAATAGATTCTGAAGCCAAGGCAATGAGGATATTGGCAGAGGCTAATAAATATGGATTGCCAAATGTTG tgCAAACAGTTTGTGGTTGTATGTCAACGCGACGTTTAAAAAGTGGGAATTCGGGTGCCGCTTTAGCGTGGGGAGGCCGCACTCGTTCCACTGAGTTGTGCGCGCGAGCAGCCGAACAGGCCTTACGGCGGTACTGCGCCGGGGCTCCATTGCCACACGCCGAATTGCTACTGACTGGATCCACTGTGCTACTCA GTAAATACTGTGATTTCCACATCCTGTATAAGAACAGGGAGTTCAGAAAAGCTGCCAAGTTATTGGTTTCTTTGATTACTTCAAAACTATCTCCAGATTT TTTCTGGGAGACTCTTCTCTTAGACACTTTACCGCTGCTTGAAACGGAAACACCAGTGTTATCAGCTGATGACACATATGAAATAATGCTGTGTTTAGAATTGCATTCTTGTGCTCTTACTGGTAAAAAAGCAGATATGCTAAGATTTGCTCTTGCTAGAAATCTTGAACGGACTGCCCTTCTCAATCTACCAGATGAGGATTAG
- the LOC125057815 gene encoding epsin-1 isoform X1 — translation MQVNVAGLRRNIKNLAHNYSDAQVKVREATSNDPWGPSSTLMADIADLTYNVMAFTEIMQMIWKRLNDHGKNWRHVYKALVLMEYLIKTGSEKVAMQCKENIFAIHTLKDFQYMEEGKDQGLNVREKAKQLVHLLKDEERLKNERARALKAKQRFAQTASAFGSDGALDTPSSPTYPALSGSGEWASGGPGNGRESELARPLTAGEEELQLQLALAMSREEAEREEKRRRSDDVRLQLAISQSQNDFQSPGATGGEKKPASNGQSHLLDLLDVSLGPPQPTVDPWGLPGEKPKPPDTLDISIFTDSMDTSSEAWSGVNSPARDPWAPAAPDADPWAPLAQSKSPISVISSPSSDLEQFDALSQRQKTQNNHEQDPFDLSGLGGKLSPPISSGTGAIKKSPSAFLGENSSLVNLERLLQPAAAAPPAAPNPFAPLGPLGPQAPETPRQMFAQPQPAKLSINEIKQQQMGLASNMNFPSSSPAFNAPLNMSAPMPPLPNNMGSMPTMPPLGSTMPPLGSNMPLGGVPLSGAPLGAADPWSPSGARAASPWSPPPARHTPNPFLS, via the exons ATGCAAGTAAACGTGGCGGGGCTAAGGAGAAATATTAAGAACCTCGCGCACAACTACTCTGATGCTCAg GTAAAAGTGCGCGAAGCGACATCGAACGACCCATGGGGCCCATCCAGCACTCTGATGGCGGATATCGCCGACCTCACCTACAACGTGATGGCCTTCACCGAGATCATGCAGATGATCTGGAAGCGCCTCAACGACCACGGCAAGAACTGGCGACACGTGTACAAGGCCCTGGTCCTCATGGAGTACCTCATTAAGACCGGCAGCGAGAAGGTGGCCATGCAGTGCAAGGAGAACATCTTCGCCATACACACCCTCAAGGACTTCCAGTATATGGAGGAGGGGAAGGACCAAG GTCTAAACGTGAGAGAGAAGGCGAAACAGCTGGTGCACCTGTTGAAAGACGAGGAGAGACTGAAGAATGAGAGAGCGCGCGCTCTCAAAGCGAAACAGCGCTTCGCTCAGACGGCCAGCGCCTTCGGCAGCGATGGCGCGCTCGACACGCCCTCGAGCCCCACCTATCCCGCG CTAAGCGGCAGCGGCGAATGGGCCAGCGGCGGTCCCGGGAACGGCCGAGAGTCGGAGTTGGCACGGCCGCTGACGGCGGGAGAGGAGGAGCTGCAGCTGCAGCTGGCCCTGGCCATGTCCCGCGAGGAGGCCGAGCGGGAGGAGAAGCGGCGAAGGTCGGACGACGTTCGGCTGCAGCTCGCGATCAGTCAGTCGCAGAACGACTTCCA GTCACCCGGAGCGACAGGCGGTGAGAAAAAGCCCGCGAGCAACGGTCAATCTCACCTGCTGGACCTGCTGGACGTCTCGCTGGGACCTCCTCAGCCGACCGTCGACCCCTGGGGCCTGCCGGGGGAGAAACCTAAACCG CCTGATACGTTGGATATCAGTATATTTACGGATTCGATG GACACGAGTTCCGAGGCGTGGTCGGGCGTGAACAGTCCGGCCCGGGACCCTTGGGCTCCGGCCGCCCCCGACGCCGACCCTTGGGCCCCGCTGGCACAG AGCAAGAGTCCGATTTCCGTGATTTCCTCTCCGTCTTCGGACTTGGAGCAGTTCGACGCTTTGTCTCAGAGACAGAAAACGCAGAACAACCACGAGCAAGATCCCTTCGACCTCTCCGGGCTGG GTGGCAAACTGAGTCCGCCCATATCCAGCGGCACGGGCGCCATCAAGAAGTCCCCGTCGGCCTTCCTGGGCGAGAACTCGTCTCTGGTGAACCTGGAGCGTCTCCTGCAGCCCGCGGCCGCCGCGCCCCCAGCCGCGCCGAACCCCTTCGCCCCCCTCGGACCCCTCGGACCCCAAGCGCCCGAGACCCCGAGACAGATGTTCGCGCAGCCGCAGCCG GCAAAACTATCAATAAACGAAATCAAGCAGCAGCAAATGGGTCTGGCTTCCAACATGAACTTCCCCAGCTCCTCGCCCGCCTTCAACGCGCCTCTGAACATGTCCGCCCCCATGCCTCCTCTGCCCAATAACATGGGGTCGATGCCGACGATGCCCCCCTTGGGGAGCACTATGCCCCCGTTAGGTAGCAATATGCCGCTTGGCGGGGTTCCACTCTCCGGAGCGCCTTTAG GTGCAGCCGACCCGTGGTCCCCGTCCGGGGCTCGCGCTGCGTCTCCGTGGTCTCCGCCCCCCGCCCGCCACACGCCCAACCCTTTTCTTTCCTAG
- the LOC125057815 gene encoding epsin-1 isoform X2, whose product MQVNVAGLRRNIKNLAHNYSDAQVKVREATSNDPWGPSSTLMADIADLTYNVMAFTEIMQMIWKRLNDHGKNWRHVYKALVLMEYLIKTGSEKVAMQCKENIFAIHTLKDFQYMEEGKDQGLNVREKAKQLVHLLKDEERLKNERARALKAKQRFAQTASAFGSDGALDTPSSPTYPALSGSGEWASGGPGNGRESELARPLTAGEEELQLQLALAMSREEAEREEKRRRSDDVRLQLAISQSQNDFQSPGATGGEKKPASNGQSHLLDLLDVSLGPPQPTVDPWGLPGEKPKPDTSSEAWSGVNSPARDPWAPAAPDADPWAPLAQSKSPISVISSPSSDLEQFDALSQRQKTQNNHEQDPFDLSGLGGKLSPPISSGTGAIKKSPSAFLGENSSLVNLERLLQPAAAAPPAAPNPFAPLGPLGPQAPETPRQMFAQPQPAKLSINEIKQQQMGLASNMNFPSSSPAFNAPLNMSAPMPPLPNNMGSMPTMPPLGSTMPPLGSNMPLGGVPLSGAPLGAADPWSPSGARAASPWSPPPARHTPNPFLS is encoded by the exons ATGCAAGTAAACGTGGCGGGGCTAAGGAGAAATATTAAGAACCTCGCGCACAACTACTCTGATGCTCAg GTAAAAGTGCGCGAAGCGACATCGAACGACCCATGGGGCCCATCCAGCACTCTGATGGCGGATATCGCCGACCTCACCTACAACGTGATGGCCTTCACCGAGATCATGCAGATGATCTGGAAGCGCCTCAACGACCACGGCAAGAACTGGCGACACGTGTACAAGGCCCTGGTCCTCATGGAGTACCTCATTAAGACCGGCAGCGAGAAGGTGGCCATGCAGTGCAAGGAGAACATCTTCGCCATACACACCCTCAAGGACTTCCAGTATATGGAGGAGGGGAAGGACCAAG GTCTAAACGTGAGAGAGAAGGCGAAACAGCTGGTGCACCTGTTGAAAGACGAGGAGAGACTGAAGAATGAGAGAGCGCGCGCTCTCAAAGCGAAACAGCGCTTCGCTCAGACGGCCAGCGCCTTCGGCAGCGATGGCGCGCTCGACACGCCCTCGAGCCCCACCTATCCCGCG CTAAGCGGCAGCGGCGAATGGGCCAGCGGCGGTCCCGGGAACGGCCGAGAGTCGGAGTTGGCACGGCCGCTGACGGCGGGAGAGGAGGAGCTGCAGCTGCAGCTGGCCCTGGCCATGTCCCGCGAGGAGGCCGAGCGGGAGGAGAAGCGGCGAAGGTCGGACGACGTTCGGCTGCAGCTCGCGATCAGTCAGTCGCAGAACGACTTCCA GTCACCCGGAGCGACAGGCGGTGAGAAAAAGCCCGCGAGCAACGGTCAATCTCACCTGCTGGACCTGCTGGACGTCTCGCTGGGACCTCCTCAGCCGACCGTCGACCCCTGGGGCCTGCCGGGGGAGAAACCTAAACCG GACACGAGTTCCGAGGCGTGGTCGGGCGTGAACAGTCCGGCCCGGGACCCTTGGGCTCCGGCCGCCCCCGACGCCGACCCTTGGGCCCCGCTGGCACAG AGCAAGAGTCCGATTTCCGTGATTTCCTCTCCGTCTTCGGACTTGGAGCAGTTCGACGCTTTGTCTCAGAGACAGAAAACGCAGAACAACCACGAGCAAGATCCCTTCGACCTCTCCGGGCTGG GTGGCAAACTGAGTCCGCCCATATCCAGCGGCACGGGCGCCATCAAGAAGTCCCCGTCGGCCTTCCTGGGCGAGAACTCGTCTCTGGTGAACCTGGAGCGTCTCCTGCAGCCCGCGGCCGCCGCGCCCCCAGCCGCGCCGAACCCCTTCGCCCCCCTCGGACCCCTCGGACCCCAAGCGCCCGAGACCCCGAGACAGATGTTCGCGCAGCCGCAGCCG GCAAAACTATCAATAAACGAAATCAAGCAGCAGCAAATGGGTCTGGCTTCCAACATGAACTTCCCCAGCTCCTCGCCCGCCTTCAACGCGCCTCTGAACATGTCCGCCCCCATGCCTCCTCTGCCCAATAACATGGGGTCGATGCCGACGATGCCCCCCTTGGGGAGCACTATGCCCCCGTTAGGTAGCAATATGCCGCTTGGCGGGGTTCCACTCTCCGGAGCGCCTTTAG GTGCAGCCGACCCGTGGTCCCCGTCCGGGGCTCGCGCTGCGTCTCCGTGGTCTCCGCCCCCCGCCCGCCACACGCCCAACCCTTTTCTTTCCTAG